From Candidatus Cloacimonadota bacterium, one genomic window encodes:
- a CDS encoding VOC family protein: MGAARSSTLGAFSLSLAVKDIRASRDFYLKLGFAQFGGDIGQNWLILKNGSCLIGLFQGMFEQNILTFNPRWDENARETPATRDIREIRQRLERLGLEIRDFAESGPAGPASFTVLDPDGNPILFDQHV; this comes from the coding sequence ATGGGCGCGGCACGATCAAGCACCCTGGGCGCTTTTTCGCTCAGCCTGGCCGTGAAGGACATCCGCGCCTCCCGGGATTTCTACCTCAAACTGGGTTTTGCGCAGTTCGGCGGCGACATCGGCCAGAACTGGCTCATCCTGAAAAACGGCAGCTGCCTGATCGGTCTGTTCCAAGGCATGTTCGAGCAAAACATCCTCACCTTCAACCCCCGTTGGGACGAGAACGCGCGGGAAACCCCCGCAACGCGGGATATCAGGGAGATCCGCCAACGCCTGGAGCGTTTGGGGCTCGAGATCCGCGATTTCGCAGAGTCCGGTCCCGCTGGCCCCGCCAGTTTCACGGTCCTGGATCCCGATGGCAATCCCATTCTCTTCGACCAGCATGTCTGA
- a CDS encoding DNA internalization-related competence protein ComEC/Rec2, which translates to MRPQPPPAPLLIPVLAWSAGIGVAKYLPLPFWPLLGLGALLLVLAVWLKPARAPLLLLLCLVLGALRWNAASEPSALDVVFEGKHHIQQDAEFTVTKLLSREAGIHEIRLEELAGVKVREPLSLFSETELTPGQSYTALLEVLPGKQDPVLDTFPARHKAYVRQGLAPVDKPPRILPVALWRAELLKNLDVKLGRDSEFAKALLFSDTSAKGRFRDQLTRSGMIHLIVVSGLHIWFLYAICMVLLNALFPRRIAELAFLVLITFYAALNHWSPPVTRSILMIGLMILGRWRSIPLGGAQLLALSLLVITAASPDQLFNIGLQLSFLCIGVIILGLPRIVWIRESQLPSDILRGRLNKFFDLLLLNLVVGLAIMPLTLHYFGTASLNGILGNLLGIPLSGALLTVCFIVLLIPGGNWLSAIYIGSYRLLLGLFNRWTEFVAGLPFWLENTWITGLQLLGALLLVVSLLFLLRRLKFSWKPLPVAALGLALLLLPQFRSGPEGGIYLFACGTGDCILASFPGGETLLVDSGPKFHNAETSWAARKLLPWLARKGISHIDWMVLTHLDADHSGGFPDLAKTLSISNLAVTDETTRDPRWAEWSESGLLEGIKVHTVTDTISYGLAGSRLKFLHPDRDYFTESSNGASLVFRLDYLNTRYLFTGDADIDAEAHLLARYPEELKVDYLKAGHHGSRTSSSQEFVRAAMPEEVWITVSERNQWGFPHPEPLNAFRRYARRIRSTASGTIHQPFAQKD; encoded by the coding sequence ATGCGCCCGCAACCCCCGCCCGCCCCGCTGCTGATCCCGGTGCTGGCCTGGAGCGCGGGCATCGGAGTAGCGAAATACCTTCCCCTGCCCTTCTGGCCACTGCTGGGTTTGGGGGCTTTGTTGCTGGTGCTGGCAGTTTGGCTGAAGCCGGCGCGGGCACCCCTGCTGCTGCTGCTCTGCCTGGTTCTGGGCGCCCTGCGCTGGAACGCGGCCAGCGAGCCCTCAGCCCTGGACGTGGTTTTCGAAGGGAAACACCACATCCAGCAGGACGCGGAGTTCACAGTCACCAAACTGCTTTCCCGGGAGGCCGGGATCCACGAGATCCGGCTGGAAGAACTGGCGGGCGTTAAGGTGCGCGAGCCGCTGAGCCTGTTCTCGGAAACTGAACTGACTCCGGGGCAGTCATATACGGCGTTGCTGGAAGTGCTGCCCGGAAAGCAGGACCCTGTTTTGGATACCTTTCCCGCCCGCCACAAAGCTTATGTGCGGCAAGGACTTGCTCCTGTTGACAAGCCGCCGCGGATTTTGCCCGTGGCCCTCTGGCGGGCGGAACTGCTGAAAAACCTGGACGTCAAGCTGGGCCGGGATTCTGAATTTGCCAAGGCCCTGCTGTTTTCAGACACATCGGCCAAGGGGCGGTTCCGGGATCAACTCACCCGCAGCGGCATGATCCACCTGATCGTGGTGAGCGGGCTGCACATCTGGTTTCTCTACGCGATCTGCATGGTGCTGCTTAACGCGCTGTTTCCCAGGCGGATAGCGGAACTGGCCTTTCTGGTGCTGATCACCTTTTACGCCGCGTTGAACCACTGGTCGCCGCCGGTGACGCGCTCCATTCTGATGATCGGCCTGATGATCCTGGGACGCTGGCGCAGCATACCTTTGGGCGGCGCGCAACTGCTGGCGCTGAGCCTGTTGGTCATCACCGCCGCCAGTCCGGACCAGCTGTTCAACATCGGGCTGCAGCTGTCGTTTCTCTGCATCGGGGTGATCATTTTGGGCCTGCCCCGGATAGTCTGGATCAGGGAAAGCCAACTGCCTTCAGACATCCTGCGGGGAAGGCTGAACAAATTTTTCGACCTGCTGCTGCTGAACCTTGTGGTGGGGCTGGCGATCATGCCGCTCACCCTGCACTATTTCGGAACGGCCTCGCTGAACGGTATCCTGGGTAATCTGCTGGGAATCCCGCTTTCCGGGGCGCTGCTCACCGTGTGCTTCATCGTGCTGCTGATCCCCGGAGGGAACTGGCTCAGCGCCATCTACATCGGCTCATACCGCCTGCTACTGGGGCTCTTCAACCGCTGGACGGAATTTGTGGCCGGCCTGCCTTTCTGGCTGGAAAACACCTGGATCACGGGGCTGCAGTTGCTGGGCGCGCTGCTGCTGGTGGTGAGCTTGCTGTTTTTGCTGCGCCGGCTTAAGTTTAGCTGGAAGCCTCTGCCAGTCGCCGCGCTGGGGCTGGCTTTGCTGCTGCTGCCGCAATTCAGGTCCGGGCCGGAGGGCGGCATCTATCTGTTTGCCTGCGGAACGGGCGATTGCATTCTGGCCTCCTTTCCCGGCGGCGAAACCCTGCTGGTGGACAGCGGACCGAAATTCCACAACGCGGAAACAAGCTGGGCCGCCCGCAAACTGCTGCCCTGGCTGGCCCGCAAGGGTATCAGCCACATCGACTGGATGGTGCTCACGCATCTGGACGCGGACCATTCGGGAGGATTTCCCGATCTGGCCAAAACCCTGAGCATCAGCAACCTGGCCGTTACCGACGAAACCACCCGCGATCCCCGCTGGGCGGAGTGGAGCGAATCCGGCTTGCTGGAAGGGATCAAGGTGCACACGGTTACCGACACCATTTCGTATGGCTTGGCCGGGTCCAGGCTGAAGTTCCTGCATCCGGACAGGGATTACTTCACGGAAAGCTCGAACGGCGCGTCGCTGGTCTTTCGCCTGGACTATCTGAATACCCGCTATCTCTTTACGGGAGACGCGGATATAGACGCGGAAGCGCATCTGCTGGCCAGGTATCCGGAAGAGCTGAAAGTGGATTATCTGAAGGCCGGCCACCACGGCAGCCGCACCTCCAGCAGCCAGGAATTTGTGCGCGCGGCGATGCCGGAGGAGGTGTGGATCACCGTTTCGGAGCGCAACCAGTGGGGCTTCCCCCATCCCGAGCCGCTGAACGCCTTTCGCCGTTATGCCCGGCGGATCCGCAGCACCGCGTCGGGCACCATCCACCAGCCTTTCGCACAAAAAGATTGA
- a CDS encoding nucleotide sugar dehydrogenase, producing MPNVSLAPDGTEYQIPTEEENAREREILVKITEEQRALGRKIVAVQGLGFVGCVMATVVADATDKNGKPIYFVHGHQRASKRSFWKVPVINSGVPPVSSSDPEVPQIFQRTVVEKQNFRATSEDSVYSLVDIVVVDIQLDATKPSFGEAEKGFCDLLAFREGIRMLGQHIRPDCLVLVETTVPPGTCEKVVKPILEEEFTKRGIDIAAHPPLVAHSYERVMPGAKYVASIRDFWRVFSGVNQKSIELCREFLSNVLDVENYPLTQLDNTNASELAKTMENTYRAVNIALTLEWARFAEQIGVDIFKVRDAIRKRQGTHDNLLRPSLGVGGYCLTKDPVLANWAMQTLFGIEGTLGMAIRSVNINDTMPLHTIDLVKTVIPELRDVNVAVLGVSYLENVGDTRHSPSKVLVEFLRKEFAKVLTHDPYVEAWPELDESKVESDLKAVLPGADVVIFAVGHDQYKGLKPAEVLALCGTKPLIVDCSNFLSDATLAEYRQLGCQVRGVGKGHIV from the coding sequence ATGCCAAACGTTTCTCTGGCGCCCGACGGCACCGAGTATCAGATTCCCACTGAAGAAGAAAACGCGCGAGAACGCGAAATACTGGTTAAAATCACCGAGGAGCAGCGCGCCCTGGGCCGCAAGATCGTGGCCGTGCAAGGCCTGGGTTTTGTGGGCTGCGTGATGGCCACCGTGGTGGCCGACGCCACGGACAAAAACGGCAAACCCATCTACTTCGTGCACGGGCACCAGCGTGCCTCCAAACGCTCGTTCTGGAAAGTGCCGGTGATCAATTCCGGCGTGCCCCCGGTCAGTTCCTCCGATCCCGAGGTTCCCCAGATCTTCCAGCGCACGGTGGTGGAAAAGCAGAATTTCCGCGCCACCAGCGAAGATTCGGTTTACAGCTTGGTGGATATCGTGGTGGTGGACATCCAGCTCGATGCCACCAAACCCTCCTTCGGCGAGGCGGAGAAAGGTTTTTGCGACCTCCTCGCCTTCCGCGAGGGCATCCGCATGCTGGGCCAGCACATCCGGCCCGACTGCCTCGTTTTGGTGGAGACCACCGTCCCGCCCGGAACCTGCGAGAAAGTGGTGAAACCCATTCTGGAAGAAGAATTCACCAAACGCGGGATCGACATCGCCGCCCATCCACCCCTCGTGGCGCATTCCTATGAACGCGTGATGCCGGGCGCCAAATATGTGGCCTCCATCCGCGATTTCTGGCGCGTTTTTTCCGGCGTGAACCAAAAGAGCATCGAGCTCTGCCGCGAATTTCTTTCCAACGTGCTGGACGTGGAGAATTATCCCCTCACCCAGCTGGACAACACCAACGCCTCGGAGCTGGCCAAAACGATGGAAAACACCTACCGCGCGGTGAACATCGCCCTCACCCTCGAATGGGCCCGCTTCGCCGAACAGATCGGCGTGGACATCTTCAAGGTGCGCGACGCCATCCGCAAACGCCAGGGCACCCACGACAACCTTCTGCGTCCCAGCCTCGGCGTTGGCGGCTACTGCCTCACCAAGGATCCCGTGCTGGCCAACTGGGCCATGCAAACCCTCTTCGGCATCGAGGGAACTCTGGGCATGGCCATCCGCAGCGTGAACATCAACGACACCATGCCACTGCACACCATCGACCTGGTTAAAACCGTGATCCCGGAACTTCGTGACGTGAACGTCGCCGTGCTGGGCGTTTCCTACCTGGAAAACGTTGGCGACACGCGGCATTCCCCTTCCAAGGTGCTGGTGGAGTTCCTGCGCAAGGAATTTGCCAAAGTGCTCACCCACGATCCCTACGTGGAAGCCTGGCCGGAACTCGATGAATCCAAGGTGGAAAGCGACCTCAAGGCCGTGCTGCCCGGAGCCGATGTGGTGATCTTCGCCGTGGGGCACGACCAGTATAAGGGCCTCAAACCGGCCGAAGTGCTGGCCCTCTGCGGCACCAAACCCCTGATCGTGGATTGCTCGAACTTCCTCTCCGACGCCACCCTTGCCGAGTACAGGCAGCTTGGCTGCCAGGTTCGCGGCGTGGGCAAAGGCCATATCGTCTGA
- a CDS encoding phosphohydrolase, with protein MNKSVKQSGLERNILRLLKGKPLQAAQLLFADPELQAMQEYANIVSIKRLGFNDHGPVHMRKATLNAIRMFKLLNDGGIQMSLEKEGAGTDEDSLTGVLLASLLHDLGMAIARHSHELISIQLATPFIDRILDAIHAPDDHMAKTAIRSIAIEGIYGHMATQQIHSLEAGLVLIGDGSDMEKGRARIPTILSSEPRIGDIHRTSAGAIQKVIIAKGREKPICITVEMSASVGFFQVEEVFFPKINKSPVKPYIELYAGVADRELLKYL; from the coding sequence ATGAATAAATCAGTTAAACAGAGCGGCCTCGAGCGCAACATCCTCCGGCTGCTCAAAGGCAAGCCGCTGCAAGCCGCGCAGCTGCTCTTTGCCGATCCCGAGCTCCAGGCCATGCAGGAATACGCCAACATAGTTTCCATCAAGCGCCTCGGCTTCAACGACCATGGCCCCGTGCACATGCGCAAGGCCACCCTCAACGCCATCAGGATGTTCAAGCTGCTGAACGACGGCGGCATCCAGATGAGCCTGGAAAAAGAAGGTGCCGGCACAGACGAGGATTCCCTCACTGGAGTGCTGCTTGCCTCACTGCTGCACGATCTGGGCATGGCCATCGCCCGCCACAGCCACGAGCTGATCTCCATCCAACTGGCCACCCCCTTCATCGACCGCATCCTGGATGCCATCCACGCCCCGGACGATCACATGGCCAAAACAGCCATCCGCTCCATCGCCATCGAAGGAATCTACGGCCACATGGCCACCCAGCAGATCCACTCGCTGGAAGCCGGGCTGGTGCTGATCGGCGACGGCAGCGACATGGAGAAGGGCCGCGCCCGCATCCCCACCATCCTCTCCAGCGAACCCCGCATCGGCGACATCCACCGCACCTCCGCCGGCGCCATCCAAAAGGTGATCATCGCCAAAGGCCGGGAAAAACCCATCTGCATCACGGTGGAAATGAGCGCCTCGGTGGGCTTCTTCCAGGTGGAGGAAGTTTTCTTTCCCAAGATCAACAAAAGCCCTGTGAAGCCCTATATCGAGCTCTACGCGGGGGTTGCGGACCGGGAACTGCTGAAATATCTCTGA
- a CDS encoding T9SS type A sorting domain-containing protein has protein sequence MNKIFMFLALLVLTGSLNAFIGEGESNVFTITVTPVDESVLPPDTQNTCLREAFPNPFRSGEDTRMNISVQAGETATLTIYNLKGQVVSSQTLSPGIHQIVWNGRDRGNDPCGSGIFLANLKSPSHASTTKLVLLK, from the coding sequence ATGAACAAGATCTTTATGTTCCTCGCGCTTCTCGTTTTAACTGGAAGCCTGAACGCCTTCATTGGAGAAGGTGAATCCAATGTTTTCACCATCACGGTAACCCCGGTGGATGAATCCGTACTGCCGCCGGACACCCAAAACACCTGCCTGCGCGAGGCTTTCCCCAATCCCTTCCGCAGCGGGGAAGACACCCGGATGAACATCAGCGTTCAAGCTGGCGAAACGGCCACACTGACCATTTACAACCTCAAAGGCCAGGTCGTCAGTTCCCAGACCCTCTCTCCCGGAATTCACCAGATCGTCTGGAACGGGCGTGACCGCGGCAACGATCCCTGCGGCAGCGGGATCTTCCTGGCCAACCTGAAATCCCCCAGCCACGCATCAACCACCAAACTGGTGTTGCTAAAGTGA
- a CDS encoding threonine/serine exporter family protein has product MRPFDHLTLMQFIWAALSILGFSIRVNLKGWKILLLALGGGLSWGLYLIFLYYSNSLLFSIFCAVILVCSYSEIVARLIRVPVSVFVTCVIIPLVPGSSLYYAMQGFIAGNSALASEHTYKVLLISGTIAMAIAVVSSVTNIMFRLRNRF; this is encoded by the coding sequence ATGAGGCCTTTCGACCACCTCACCCTAATGCAGTTCATCTGGGCGGCGCTGTCCATCCTGGGTTTTTCCATCCGCGTGAATCTCAAGGGCTGGAAGATCCTGCTGCTGGCTTTGGGCGGCGGACTCTCCTGGGGATTGTACCTGATCTTCCTCTATTACAGCAATTCGCTCTTGTTTTCCATCTTCTGCGCGGTTATATTGGTATGTAGCTATTCGGAAATAGTGGCCCGCCTGATTCGGGTGCCGGTCTCGGTCTTCGTGACCTGCGTGATCATCCCCCTGGTGCCCGGAAGCAGCCTCTACTACGCCATGCAGGGGTTCATCGCGGGAAACTCCGCCCTGGCTTCGGAACATACCTACAAGGTGCTGCTGATCTCCGGGACCATCGCCATGGCCATCGCCGTGGTGAGCAGCGTGACCAACATCATGTTCCGGCTGAGGAACAGATTCTAG
- a CDS encoding VOC family protein codes for MPTVNIYLNFAGNCREAFEFYRSVFGGEFPYVGTFGDMPVHEGMPPLPENLKGQIMHISLPISRETVLMGSDAGGEWAPALKVGNNFSIYVGAGDTAEADRIFAALGAGGSVTMPLGRTFWGEYYGMLTDKFGINWMVGCALEEN; via the coding sequence ATGCCCACAGTGAACATCTATCTGAACTTCGCCGGCAACTGCCGCGAAGCGTTTGAATTCTACCGTTCCGTCTTTGGCGGGGAATTTCCCTACGTAGGCACCTTTGGCGATATGCCGGTCCACGAGGGCATGCCGCCTCTGCCGGAAAACCTGAAAGGCCAGATCATGCACATCTCACTCCCGATCAGCCGGGAAACAGTGCTAATGGGCAGCGATGCTGGCGGCGAATGGGCCCCCGCGCTGAAAGTGGGAAACAACTTTTCCATCTACGTGGGAGCCGGGGACACGGCTGAAGCCGATCGGATCTTCGCGGCCCTCGGAGCTGGCGGCAGCGTCACCATGCCTCTGGGAAGAACTTTCTGGGGCGAATACTACGGCATGCTCACCGACAAATTCGGCATCAACTGGATGGTCGGCTGCGCGCTGGAAGAGAACTGA
- a CDS encoding formylglycine-generating enzyme family protein, whose protein sequence is MKKRILTFIFPLFALAVSANGPVVTNVTANQQNDLVVITYNLSHPNSLPCEISVEVSTDGGVSYAILPAALSGDIGTIAAPAAGADHQIDWQFGLDGIGSGDNYRVKVIADDLQGQIPENFVLVPGGTIHPTTGIYTAGLTVSDFYMDKYELTNAAWNAVMGSGGGDNYPHASVSWFGAIEYCNRRSTMEDLPPCYSYLNYGTNPDDWPAGWNTSDDNSLNVSCDWNATGYRLPSEAEWEYAARGGLQTHGYTYSGSNDLSLVGWCWSNSGNFPHPVGQLAPNELGTYDMSGNLWECCWDIYSDSYRVIRGGYFSSVSSYCTVWVRNAVYPTVSDVSLGFRICRVYP, encoded by the coding sequence ATGAAAAAGCGCATCCTGACCTTCATCTTTCCGCTGTTCGCGCTGGCAGTTTCCGCCAACGGGCCGGTGGTGACGAACGTGACCGCCAACCAGCAAAACGACCTGGTCGTGATCACTTACAACCTTTCCCATCCCAACAGCCTACCCTGCGAGATCAGCGTGGAAGTGTCGACGGATGGCGGCGTCTCCTACGCGATCTTGCCCGCAGCCCTCAGCGGCGATATCGGGACAATAGCAGCCCCGGCCGCTGGCGCGGATCACCAGATAGACTGGCAATTCGGGCTGGATGGGATCGGCTCCGGAGACAACTATCGGGTCAAAGTTATCGCTGATGACTTGCAGGGACAGATACCTGAAAACTTCGTCTTGGTCCCTGGCGGCACCATCCATCCCACAACTGGCATCTATACCGCTGGACTCACCGTATCTGACTTTTATATGGACAAATACGAGCTTACCAACGCCGCGTGGAACGCGGTGATGGGTTCAGGCGGCGGGGACAATTATCCCCATGCCTCCGTGAGTTGGTTCGGCGCCATCGAATACTGCAACCGGCGGAGCACGATGGAGGACCTGCCGCCTTGTTACAGTTACCTGAACTACGGTACCAACCCCGACGACTGGCCTGCCGGGTGGAATACATCTGACGACAACAGCCTAAACGTTTCCTGCGACTGGAATGCCACCGGCTACCGGCTTCCCTCTGAAGCTGAGTGGGAATACGCCGCCCGGGGCGGTTTGCAGACGCACGGCTACACCTACAGCGGCAGCAACGACCTCAGTCTGGTGGGCTGGTGTTGGTCCAACAGCGGTAATTTTCCCCACCCTGTGGGGCAGCTTGCTCCCAATGAACTGGGGACATACGACATGAGCGGAAATCTGTGGGAATGTTGCTGGGACATATACAGCGATTCCTACCGTGTGATACGCGGCGGGTACTTCAGCAGCGTTTCCAGCTACTGCACCGTTTGGGTTCGTAACGCCGTCTACCCTACGGTCAGCGACGTCAGCTTAGGCTTCCGCATTTGCAGGGTTTACCCTTGA
- a CDS encoding threonine/serine exporter family protein has protein sequence MTAINIKEATEISLEIGRMLLQSGATTNRVERMMRKVSEVFGYQHTEAYVTPTGIFISVSDSQTQLNTSIRRIENRRTDLGKITRVSHLVSELEQQSCREGQCRLSAADFMRKLAEIDNAKDYPAWFTVFCGGLTSGCFCLLFGGSWAEFAVAYAVGILVSLALRLLGLLQINNFLLNILGAALVVTFAKLIDLGVPNIALDNIIIGGIMLLVPGLSFVNAIRDTMSGDLVSGTARAVEAVFIAVAIAAGSGVMLKLWELWGY, from the coding sequence ATGACGGCAATCAATATCAAGGAAGCCACCGAGATCAGCCTGGAGATAGGCCGCATGCTGCTGCAAAGCGGCGCCACCACCAACCGCGTGGAACGCATGATGCGCAAGGTGAGCGAAGTTTTCGGCTATCAGCACACGGAGGCCTACGTGACCCCCACCGGCATCTTCATCTCGGTCTCCGATTCCCAAACCCAGCTCAACACCAGCATCCGGCGCATCGAAAACCGGCGCACCGACCTGGGTAAGATCACCCGCGTGAGCCATCTGGTAAGCGAACTGGAACAGCAATCCTGCCGCGAGGGCCAGTGCCGCCTCAGCGCCGCTGATTTCATGCGGAAACTGGCCGAGATCGACAATGCCAAAGATTACCCCGCCTGGTTCACGGTTTTCTGCGGCGGCCTCACCAGCGGCTGTTTCTGCCTGCTTTTCGGCGGCAGCTGGGCCGAGTTCGCCGTGGCTTACGCCGTGGGCATTCTGGTGAGCCTTGCCCTGCGCCTGCTGGGACTGCTGCAGATCAACAACTTTTTGCTCAACATCCTTGGCGCCGCGCTGGTGGTCACCTTCGCCAAGCTGATCGATCTGGGCGTGCCGAACATCGCGCTGGACAATATCATCATCGGCGGCATCATGCTGCTGGTGCCGGGCCTGAGCTTTGTGAACGCCATCCGCGACACCATGAGCGGCGACCTCGTTTCCGGCACCGCCCGCGCCGTCGAGGCCGTCTTCATCGCCGTGGCCATCGCCGCCGGCAGCGGCGTGATGCTGAAGCTGTGGGAACTTTGGGGGTATTGA
- a CDS encoding MATE family efflux transporter, producing MKQSNLYVLEEMPVIRAIMHLALPSVLSMLVNILYNLTDTFFIGKLHNEAMVAAVSISLPLFMVQMAIAGIFGFGGASFLSRLLGKKEFRRARETTTTAVFSSFVLSLVLGVAGILAIPLFLKATGASGETAAAARQYMFWILVGSPFVLLKFTMVQLIRGEGGARQAMYGLFIGTGANIVLDPILIFGFNMGVTGAAIATVIGQGLGMCYYIWYYLSKHAVAPPALKYLHPRWNIYREILLIGIPASLSQIMMSIGNTISYNLASAYGVSSVAALGVAARVFSIPIFVFIGVSIGVQALIGFNYGAGNFPRMKKAISTAVLINLGLSVVFTLLFALLPRQLISMITPIEQTVNIGRQVLGAYIYAIPFAGVGMIMMNSLQAMGKALPAFIVSISRQGLAYIPALLLLNKFFGFDGLIFALPLADTFTTLLAGIFVIVILSRLKHQEPAPSSRQYIQAVPADEA from the coding sequence ATGAAGCAAAGCAATCTCTACGTTTTGGAGGAAATGCCGGTCATCCGGGCGATAATGCATCTTGCCCTGCCCAGCGTGCTGAGCATGCTGGTGAACATCCTGTACAATCTCACGGACACCTTTTTCATAGGCAAGCTGCACAACGAGGCCATGGTGGCCGCGGTGTCCATCTCGCTGCCGCTGTTCATGGTCCAGATGGCGATCGCCGGGATCTTCGGTTTTGGCGGGGCCAGCTTTCTCTCGCGGCTGCTGGGCAAAAAGGAGTTCCGGCGCGCCCGGGAAACCACCACCACGGCTGTGTTCAGCTCCTTCGTGCTGTCGCTTGTTTTGGGCGTGGCGGGCATCCTGGCCATCCCGCTGTTCCTGAAAGCCACCGGCGCCAGCGGTGAAACGGCTGCGGCGGCCAGGCAGTACATGTTTTGGATCCTGGTCGGCAGCCCCTTTGTGTTGCTGAAATTCACCATGGTGCAGCTGATCCGGGGTGAGGGCGGTGCCCGGCAAGCGATGTACGGACTTTTCATCGGCACCGGCGCCAACATTGTCCTGGACCCCATCCTGATCTTTGGATTCAACATGGGAGTCACTGGCGCGGCGATAGCCACGGTGATCGGCCAGGGCTTGGGGATGTGCTATTACATTTGGTATTATCTTTCCAAACACGCGGTGGCGCCCCCGGCGCTGAAGTATCTGCACCCGCGCTGGAATATTTACCGGGAGATACTTCTGATCGGCATTCCGGCTTCGCTCAGCCAGATCATGATGAGCATCGGCAACACCATTTCCTACAATCTCGCCTCGGCCTACGGGGTAAGTTCCGTGGCCGCCCTGGGCGTGGCCGCGCGGGTTTTCTCCATTCCCATCTTCGTGTTCATCGGGGTTTCCATCGGCGTGCAGGCCCTGATCGGCTTCAACTATGGCGCGGGCAACTTCCCCCGCATGAAAAAGGCCATCAGCACAGCGGTGCTGATCAATCTGGGCCTCAGCGTGGTTTTCACCCTGCTCTTTGCCCTTCTGCCCCGGCAGTTGATCAGCATGATCACCCCGATCGAGCAGACCGTCAACATCGGCCGCCAGGTGCTGGGGGCCTACATCTACGCCATCCCCTTCGCCGGAGTGGGCATGATCATGATGAACAGCCTGCAGGCGATGGGCAAGGCCCTGCCCGCCTTCATCGTTTCCATCTCGCGCCAGGGCCTGGCCTACATTCCGGCGCTGCTGTTGCTGAACAAATTCTTCGGTTTTGACGGCCTCATCTTCGCCCTGCCGCTGGCGGACACTTTCACCACCCTGCTGGCCGGCATCTTCGTGATCGTTATCCTCAGCCGGCTAAAACACCAAGAACCCGCACCCTCCTCCCGGCAGTACATCCAGGCCGTGCCCGCGGATGAAGCCTGA